One Panicum virgatum strain AP13 chromosome 3N, P.virgatum_v5, whole genome shotgun sequence DNA segment encodes these proteins:
- the LOC120664068 gene encoding uncharacterized protein LOC120664068: protein MATGCKAAIGCVDARAPVRASYVSLYKWPESDAEFVKSVAMARRQGGGGGGQDSPGASASYYSYSGSASMRRGGGYSGELAAGYASPLVVDSYSCRQMYLRSYTFSKKKETVPERTMACLGRVRERAAVFPFLPQRGGGGGSAAASDAGSVGSASNIAGGAVGRSESRDREDVGLRDRKARRSRSRRKKQKKRCAMVRRLHEASCGAVRAIFRRLLACTTSVDVADGGARPAR, encoded by the coding sequence ATGGCCACCGGGTGCAAGGCGGCCATCGGCTGCGTGgacgcgcgcgcgccggtgcGGGCAAGCTACGTCAGCCTGTACAAGTGGCCCGAGTCCGACGCCGAGTTCGTCAAGTcggtggccatggcgcggcgccagggaggcggaggcggagggcaGGATAGCCCCGGCGCCAGCGCGTCCTACTACAGCTACAGCGGCAGCGCCAGcatgcgccgcggcggcggatacAGCGGCGAGCTGGCGGCGGGGTACGCGAGCCCGCTGGTGGTGGACAGCTACTCGTGCCGGCAGATGTACCTTCGCAGCTACACCTTCTCCAAGAAGAAGGAGACCGTGCCCGAGCGCACCATGGCATGCCTCGGCCGCGTCCGGGAGCGCGCCGCGGTGttccccttcctcccgcagcgcggcggcggcggcgggtccgcgGCGGCCTCCGACGCCGGCTCGGTCGGCAGCGCGAGCAACAttgccggcggcgccgtcggccgCAGCGAGAGCAGGGACAGAGAGGACGTGGGCCTCCGCGACAGGAAGGCGAGGAGGAGCCGAAGCCGGAGGAAGAAGCAGAAGAAGCGGTGCGCCATGGTGAGGAGGCTGCATGAGGCGTCGTGCGGCGCGGTGCGCGCCAtcttccgccgcctcctcgcctgcACCACCAGCGTGGAcgtcgccgacggcggcgcgcggccggcccgCTGA